The following are from one region of the Tepidamorphus gemmatus genome:
- a CDS encoding c-type cytochrome, with protein sequence MRLAVAATLAIGLTAAAAPVAADPVETGRAIVTANCAPCHAVGHAGASPDPAAPAFRILARRWPLNHLEEALAEGIVVGHSTVQMPEFVFDPEEISAIIAYLETIQE encoded by the coding sequence GTGAGACTTGCTGTTGCAGCCACACTGGCCATCGGACTGACCGCCGCAGCCGCACCGGTCGCTGCCGATCCGGTCGAGACAGGCCGGGCCATCGTCACCGCGAACTGTGCACCCTGCCATGCCGTGGGGCATGCCGGCGCCAGCCCCGATCCGGCGGCGCCGGCGTTCCGGATACTGGCGCGGCGCTGGCCGCTGAACCATCTCGAGGAGGCGCTGGCCGAGGGCATCGTCGTCGGCCATTCGACGGTGCAGATGCCGGAATTCGTGTTCGATCCGGAGGAGATCAGCGCGATCATCGCCTATCTGGAGACGATCCAGGAGTGA
- a CDS encoding MmcB family DNA repair protein has translation MIDPSVLTDGRQSETALIVQRGTGRLLRALGLAMLTEMPLASGRRADIVALTDTGEVWIVEIKSSVQDLRVDGKWPDYRLHCDRLFFAAPPQLDIGLFPADTGFIRADAYGAEILRAAPEHRLAPATRKAMTLRFARLAAVRLHGLADPGLRLGENPL, from the coding sequence ATGATCGACCCCTCTGTCCTGACCGATGGCCGGCAGTCGGAAACCGCGTTGATCGTGCAGCGCGGGACCGGGCGGCTGTTGCGGGCGCTTGGCCTTGCCATGCTCACCGAGATGCCGCTTGCCTCCGGCCGGCGCGCCGATATCGTCGCCCTGACCGACACGGGCGAGGTCTGGATCGTCGAGATCAAATCGAGCGTTCAGGATCTCAGGGTTGACGGCAAGTGGCCAGACTACAGGCTGCATTGCGACCGGCTGTTCTTTGCCGCGCCGCCGCAACTCGATATCGGCCTCTTTCCCGCCGACACCGGCTTCATCCGTGCCGATGCCTACGGAGCGGAGATCCTGCGGGCAGCGCCGGAGCACCGACTGGCGCCGGCGACGCGCAAGGCGATGACGCTGCGCTTTGCACGACTGGCGGCCGTGCGGCTGCACGGGCTCGCCGATCCCGGACTGCGCCTCGGCGAGAATCCGCTCTGA
- a CDS encoding helix-turn-helix domain-containing protein, with protein MNTAVQRSQLNDSVGLGDCLAPEFRALGLEPVVRGSTVAQYAQHATIFFEGDPADTICQVIDGAVMLYKLLPDGRRQVVELLGPGDIFGFARGACRDASAETLTAARIRTYDRRGAERSCGFQRLLARQMLAQLEAMHEHAVLLGRKSAMERVASFLLQLASARRATDERPVVRLPMTRQEIADYLGLTIETVSRSFSELKRRGLIALEKQDRVRIVDVEAMNDIAGAA; from the coding sequence ATGAATACGGCAGTACAGAGGTCGCAGCTGAACGACTCGGTCGGCCTCGGCGACTGTCTGGCCCCCGAGTTCCGGGCGCTGGGCCTGGAGCCGGTGGTGCGGGGCTCCACCGTCGCGCAGTATGCCCAGCACGCCACCATCTTCTTCGAGGGCGACCCGGCCGACACGATCTGCCAGGTCATCGACGGGGCCGTGATGCTCTACAAGCTGCTTCCCGATGGCCGCCGTCAGGTGGTCGAACTGCTCGGCCCCGGCGACATCTTCGGGTTCGCAAGGGGCGCCTGCCGCGATGCGTCGGCCGAGACCCTGACCGCCGCCCGCATCCGCACTTACGACCGGCGGGGTGCGGAAAGATCATGCGGCTTCCAGCGGCTGCTTGCCCGTCAGATGCTGGCCCAGCTCGAGGCGATGCACGAGCACGCCGTGCTGCTCGGCCGCAAGTCGGCGATGGAGCGCGTCGCGAGCTTCCTCCTCCAGCTTGCCAGCGCGCGGCGGGCGACGGACGAGCGTCCTGTCGTGCGCCTGCCGATGACTCGTCAGGAGATCGCCGACTATCTCGGCCTGACCATAGAGACGGTGTCCCGCTCGTTCTCCGAACTCAAGCGCCGCGGGCTGATCGCGCTCGAGAAGCAGGATCGGGTCCGCATCGTCGACGTCGAGGCCATGAACGATATCGCCGGAGCCGCCTGA
- the hemN gene encoding oxygen-independent coproporphyrinogen III oxidase encodes MKPGLIAHATRNVPRYTSYPTAPHFRDAIASADYGALLAALPGDTRLSVYLHVPFCREICHYCGCHTKAARRPEPVAAYAALLRREIALVASRLPERLPVVHIHWGGGTPSLLAAADFAATVRLLRERLAVDPKAEHAIELDPRTVGEELVASLAAAGVNRASLGVQDFNETVQRAIGRIQPFATVANVVARLRSVGIGAINLDLMYGLPHQTVADVARTADLAASLSPGRIALFGYAHVPWMKTHQRLIDAAALPGAIARMEQAEAAAQQLEAAGYIRIGIDHFARRDDPLAIAAATGSLRRNFQGYTTDPADALIGLGASAIGRLPRTYVQNAPDIGGWRRAIEGGRLPVVRGKHLCREDLARAEIIERIMCEFAVDADAIFRAHGLDPAGLAGSLAALDPLRRDGLVTIEGLRLHIPAPMRAFARLVASAFDAYLNQGAARHSVAV; translated from the coding sequence ATGAAACCCGGCCTCATCGCCCACGCGACCCGCAACGTTCCCCGCTACACCTCCTATCCGACGGCGCCGCATTTCCGCGATGCAATCGCAAGCGCGGATTATGGGGCGCTGCTCGCGGCATTGCCTGGCGACACGCGACTGTCGGTCTATCTCCACGTGCCGTTCTGCCGCGAGATCTGCCACTACTGCGGCTGCCACACCAAGGCGGCACGCCGACCGGAACCGGTCGCCGCCTATGCAGCCCTGCTCCGCCGCGAGATCGCGCTGGTAGCGAGCCGGCTGCCGGAACGTCTGCCGGTCGTGCACATCCATTGGGGCGGCGGCACGCCGAGCCTGCTCGCCGCCGCCGACTTTGCTGCGACGGTACGGCTCCTGCGCGAGCGTCTTGCGGTCGATCCGAAGGCAGAGCACGCCATCGAGCTCGATCCGCGCACCGTCGGCGAGGAGCTGGTGGCGAGCCTGGCGGCGGCCGGGGTCAATCGTGCAAGTCTCGGCGTTCAGGACTTCAACGAGACCGTGCAGCGCGCGATCGGCCGCATCCAGCCCTTCGCAACCGTTGCCAATGTCGTCGCGCGCTTGCGCAGCGTCGGTATCGGCGCCATCAATCTCGACCTCATGTACGGCCTGCCGCACCAGACGGTGGCCGATGTCGCGCGCACGGCCGATCTCGCCGCGAGCCTGTCGCCGGGCCGCATCGCACTGTTCGGCTATGCGCATGTGCCCTGGATGAAGACGCACCAGCGGCTGATCGACGCCGCCGCCCTGCCGGGCGCGATCGCGCGGATGGAGCAGGCCGAGGCCGCGGCGCAGCAGCTCGAGGCGGCCGGCTATATCCGCATCGGCATCGACCACTTCGCCCGGCGCGACGATCCGCTGGCGATCGCAGCAGCGACCGGGAGCCTGCGCCGCAACTTCCAGGGCTATACCACCGACCCCGCCGACGCCCTGATCGGGCTCGGCGCCTCCGCGATCGGACGCCTGCCGCGCACCTATGTGCAGAATGCTCCCGATATCGGCGGCTGGCGACGCGCCATCGAGGGCGGCCGCCTGCCGGTTGTCCGAGGCAAGCATCTTTGCCGGGAGGACCTCGCCCGGGCCGAGATCATCGAACGGATCATGTGCGAATTCGCGGTGGATGCCGATGCCATCTTCCGCGCGCACGGCCTCGACCCGGCCGGGCTGGCCGGGTCCTTGGCGGCGCTCGATCCGTTGCGGCGGGACGGACTCGTCACGATCGAGGGACTGCGGCTTCACATTCCTGCCCCGATGCGCGCCTTCGCCCGACTGGTCGCCTCGGCCTTCGACGCCTACCTGAACCAGGGCGCCGCCCGTCACTCGGTCGCCGTGTAG
- a CDS encoding AbrB family transcriptional regulator — MVGHDVGPGIVSPAARLATTLALAIAGSLVFWGAGFPVPWISGAMVVVAAAALAGVPLHLPLWLRELTFFVLGLSIGAALTPQTVTQIGRWPASLLLMLLTLPVVSLGAALVLIRWRGWQRDDAMLASVPGALSLILALADATDADVPRIALVQALRVAILVIVVPPLIVLASDVPPSAQTAPSAPGALPDLPDVAILAGAGLLGVVAIRLIRLPAPWLLGALAASAALHVAGLVQAPVPDEALLPAFVVLGAAVGVRFAGLGWAALRSGIVDGLLVVAAGFALSAAAALLAARLLGFSFGLTILAFAPGAFEVMTVMAFALGLDAAYVGAHHTVRFAALALLSPLLFGRRHTPLRRRGGGDGGASRER; from the coding sequence ATGGTTGGCCACGACGTCGGACCGGGAATCGTCTCGCCGGCTGCGCGGCTCGCCACGACCCTGGCGCTGGCCATCGCCGGGAGCCTGGTGTTCTGGGGCGCCGGATTTCCGGTTCCCTGGATCTCCGGGGCAATGGTAGTGGTCGCGGCCGCCGCCCTCGCCGGCGTTCCCCTGCATCTGCCGCTCTGGCTGCGGGAACTCACCTTCTTCGTCCTCGGGCTCAGCATCGGCGCGGCGCTGACGCCTCAGACGGTCACGCAGATCGGCCGCTGGCCAGCGTCGCTGCTGCTGATGCTGCTGACACTGCCGGTCGTCTCGCTCGGTGCCGCGCTGGTGCTGATCCGCTGGCGCGGCTGGCAGCGCGACGACGCCATGCTGGCCAGCGTGCCAGGCGCGCTGTCGCTGATCCTTGCCCTGGCAGATGCGACCGATGCCGACGTTCCCAGGATCGCGCTTGTCCAGGCACTGCGCGTGGCGATCCTGGTCATCGTCGTCCCACCGCTCATCGTGCTGGCCTCCGACGTGCCGCCATCGGCGCAGACGGCGCCGTCCGCCCCTGGCGCGCTGCCGGACCTTCCGGACGTCGCCATCCTTGCCGGTGCCGGCCTGCTCGGAGTCGTCGCGATCCGCCTGATCAGGCTGCCAGCGCCCTGGCTGCTCGGCGCACTTGCCGCCAGCGCCGCGCTGCATGTGGCGGGACTTGTGCAGGCCCCCGTCCCGGACGAGGCCCTGCTGCCGGCCTTCGTCGTCCTCGGCGCTGCCGTCGGTGTGCGGTTCGCCGGGCTCGGCTGGGCCGCGCTGCGCAGCGGAATCGTCGACGGGCTGCTCGTGGTCGCGGCGGGCTTCGCGCTGTCGGCCGCGGCCGCGTTGCTGGCCGCGCGGCTGCTCGGCTTTTCCTTCGGCCTGACCATCCTCGCCTTCGCCCCAGGCGCCTTCGAGGTGATGACCGTGATGGCCTTCGCGCTCGGCCTCGATGCCGCCTATGTCGGCGCGCACCACACCGTGCGCTTCGCCGCGCTGGCATTGCTGTCGCCGCTGCTCTTCGGTCGCCGACACACCCCGCTGCGACGCCGCGGCGGCGGCGATGGCGGCGCTAGCCGAGAGCGCTGA